From the genome of Hymenobacter sp. PAMC 26628, one region includes:
- a CDS encoding YraN family protein → MHAPHTLGQAGEAAAAEFYTARGYEVLARGYRHSRAEVDLVLRQGTALLVFVEVKTRSSGQYGAPETFVSARKKELFRLAATHLQEEMDWRGDIRFDILALTLRRGGGFLIEAFEDAFY, encoded by the coding sequence ATGCACGCCCCCCATACTTTGGGCCAGGCCGGCGAAGCCGCCGCCGCTGAGTTCTACACCGCTCGCGGCTACGAGGTGCTGGCCCGCGGCTACCGCCACAGCCGCGCCGAAGTAGATCTGGTGCTGCGCCAGGGCACGGCCCTGCTGGTATTTGTGGAAGTAAAAACGCGCTCCAGCGGCCAGTACGGGGCCCCGGAAACCTTCGTATCGGCCCGCAAAAAGGAATTGTTTCGCCTGGCCGCCACGCACTTGCAGGAAGAGATGGACTGGCGCGGCGACATCCGCTTCGACATTCTGGCCCTCACGCTGCGCCGCGGTGGGGGCTTCCTCATCGAGGCTTTTGAAGACGCCTTTTATTAA
- a CDS encoding IS5 family transposase, protein MAKVAHYPRDITDDEWAFVCPYLCLMREDAPQREPPLRALLNGLRYLAHTGCPWRYLPGDRPPWSAVYQQWERWRDARVFERIVHDLNELQRVLLGRAAPPTAVIFDGRTLQSPPESGHRAGYDGAKKRNGSKAHIAVDTLGHLLSVVLTPANEQARAQVGELCRQVQEITGQTVAVGFGDQGHAGETPEYEAAAHDIDLQVIIKPKGQSGFVLLPRRWVVERSFAWCSRFRRLARDHERLSQALQQLHFVVFACIMLARHANSA, encoded by the coding sequence ATGGCAAAAGTGGCGCATTACCCGCGCGACATTACCGACGACGAATGGGCGTTTGTGTGCCCGTACTTGTGCTTGATGCGCGAAGACGCCCCCCAGCGGGAGCCCCCCCTACGGGCGCTGCTCAACGGCTTACGCTACCTGGCCCACACGGGCTGTCCCTGGCGTTACTTGCCCGGCGACCGGCCCCCTTGGTCGGCCGTTTACCAGCAATGGGAGCGGTGGCGTGATGCCCGCGTGTTTGAGCGTATTGTGCATGATTTGAATGAATTACAGCGGGTGCTGCTGGGCCGGGCCGCCCCGCCAACAGCCGTCATTTTTGACGGCCGGACGTTGCAAAGCCCGCCGGAAAGCGGACACCGGGCGGGCTACGATGGGGCCAAGAAGCGCAACGGCAGCAAGGCCCACATCGCCGTGGACACGCTGGGCCACTTGCTGAGCGTGGTCCTTACCCCCGCCAACGAACAGGCGCGGGCCCAGGTGGGCGAGTTGTGTCGGCAGGTGCAGGAAATCACGGGCCAAACCGTCGCGGTCGGGTTTGGCGACCAAGGCCATGCCGGCGAAACCCCGGAGTATGAAGCCGCCGCGCATGACATTGATTTACAAGTAATCATCAAGCCCAAAGGCCAGAGCGGGTTTGTGCTTTTGCCGCGCCGCTGGGTGGTCGAACGCAGCTTTGCCTGGTGCAGCCGCTTCCGGCGGCTGGCTCGCGACCACGAGCGCCTGAGTCAGGCCTTGCAGCAGTTGCACTTCGTCGTCTTTGCTTGTATTATGCTCGCCAGACACGCCAATAGTGCATAA
- a CDS encoding toxin-antitoxin system YwqK family antitoxin produces MPNFRWGAPVLALLLALAGACTRHPISFNSRPEVAPATMAVAADTLTRAADSVAGRPSLSTARRVVMSKAEERAAKEKEKDAQRKPSKKKKIFLGERIKRGFAKSGGKGRNQAIEVFYYLKYFQQPNLQAPARFYYDPKKHKIFKAAAGELDPSAKVLHGPYKRLQNNKVMETGFYALGVKHLRWERYDRNGTLLSKIHYEMGFPRDANITYFDAGHTMLKEVVPYVNGKLEGDYARYTATGQREWSGQFENGRRVGVWTNYWPVKRNFRHFEYQYPESGFDPEIEEPELLKQFTRDGLAVYDKEKNIDKRGEPEPVAPAGARPGHVLPKRAQGR; encoded by the coding sequence ATGCCAAATTTCCGTTGGGGCGCTCCGGTGCTAGCGCTGCTGCTGGCGCTGGCCGGGGCCTGCACCCGCCACCCCATTTCCTTCAATTCGCGCCCTGAAGTAGCCCCGGCAACGATGGCCGTAGCCGCCGACACGCTCACCCGCGCTGCCGATTCGGTAGCAGGCCGCCCTTCGCTCAGCACCGCTCGCCGCGTGGTTATGAGCAAAGCGGAGGAGCGTGCCGCCAAGGAAAAAGAGAAAGACGCCCAGCGCAAGCCGTCCAAGAAAAAGAAAATTTTTCTGGGCGAGCGCATCAAGCGGGGCTTTGCCAAGTCGGGCGGCAAGGGCCGCAACCAAGCCATCGAGGTATTCTACTACCTCAAGTACTTCCAGCAGCCCAATTTGCAGGCCCCGGCGCGCTTTTACTACGACCCAAAGAAGCACAAAATCTTCAAGGCCGCGGCCGGCGAGCTCGACCCCAGCGCCAAGGTGCTGCACGGACCCTACAAGCGGCTGCAAAACAACAAGGTGATGGAAACCGGCTTCTACGCCCTGGGCGTGAAGCACTTGCGCTGGGAGCGTTACGACCGCAATGGCACGCTGCTGAGCAAAATCCACTACGAAATGGGCTTCCCGCGCGACGCCAATATCACGTACTTCGACGCGGGCCATACCATGCTGAAGGAAGTGGTGCCCTACGTGAACGGCAAGCTAGAGGGCGACTACGCCCGCTACACCGCCACGGGCCAGCGCGAGTGGTCGGGCCAGTTCGAAAACGGCCGCCGCGTGGGCGTGTGGACGAATTACTGGCCGGTAAAACGCAATTTCCGCCACTTCGAATACCAGTACCCCGAAAGCGGCTTCGACCCCGAAATAGAGGAGCCCGAGCTGCTCAAGCAGTTCACCCGCGACGGCCTGGCGGTGTACGACAAGGAGAAAAACATCGACAAGCGCGGCGAGCCCGAGCCCGTGGCCCCCGCTGGGGCCCGCCCCGGCCACGTACTGCCCAAGCGCGCCCAGGGCCGCTAG
- a CDS encoding cyanophycinase: MPDLFAAPRATLALYGGGADEALVALLAGLLPHPGAPIEVLTTASIANPARTAGSYARSWAARGCSHVHHLEVDETHPADAPATLERLRRATLLFLSGGNQERLTQFLLGTEFLAILKERCRTDEGFVLAGTSAGAAALAEFMLVEGRGWRSLLPGGVGVAPGLGLLPGVVLDQHFAERHRYPRLLHAVLAQPAYLGLGLSEETGLLLRSGQPAEVFGDEVVFAFDAAAAQHISLVGPGPRQPISGHGLTTHLLVAGQRLDLATRQAVG; the protein is encoded by the coding sequence ATGCCCGACCTTTTCGCTGCTCCCCGCGCCACCCTGGCCCTTTATGGCGGCGGGGCCGATGAGGCCCTGGTGGCGCTGCTGGCCGGCCTGTTGCCCCACCCTGGGGCCCCCATCGAGGTGCTTACCACCGCAAGTATTGCCAACCCCGCCCGCACCGCTGGTTCCTACGCCCGCTCGTGGGCGGCGCGCGGCTGTTCCCACGTGCACCACTTGGAGGTGGACGAAACCCACCCCGCCGACGCGCCAGCCACCTTAGAGCGCCTACGCCGGGCAACCCTGCTTTTCCTCAGCGGCGGTAACCAGGAGCGCCTGACCCAGTTCCTGCTGGGCACCGAGTTTCTGGCCATCCTGAAGGAGCGCTGCCGCACCGACGAGGGCTTCGTGCTGGCCGGTACCAGCGCCGGGGCCGCCGCCCTGGCCGAGTTCATGCTGGTGGAGGGCCGCGGCTGGCGCAGCTTGCTGCCCGGCGGCGTGGGCGTGGCACCCGGCCTGGGCCTGCTGCCGGGCGTGGTGCTCGACCAGCATTTTGCCGAGCGCCACCGCTACCCGCGCCTGCTGCATGCCGTGCTGGCCCAGCCCGCCTACTTGGGCCTGGGTCTGAGCGAAGAAACCGGCCTGCTGCTGCGCTCCGGCCAGCCCGCCGAGGTATTCGGCGACGAAGTGGTGTTTGCCTTTGACGCGGCCGCGGCCCAGCATATCAGCCTAGTGGGCCCGGGGCCCCGGCAGCCCATCAGCGGCCACGGCCTCACCACGCACTTGCTGGTGGCGGGCCAGCGGCTCGATTTAGCTACCCGGCAGGCGGTAGGGTAG
- the mgtE gene encoding magnesium transporter: MMPLSPSVETITALIQEGEFFKLKQILRGFQPAELVTLIENEDEREQLIIFRLLPLSLATEVFEYLDLDVQRHFLDNLAQDKMADILNEMSPDDRTTLLEFLPANFVAELIQSLSEPERKVTLELLGYPEYSVGRLMTPDYIAIRENWTVQQVLDYVRQHGGQSETLNMLYVTDAHGVLTDDIRIREILLASPTVRVRDVMDRRFVQLLAGQDQEDAIDVFRRNDRVALPVVSDQGILLGIVTLDDILSIREQEDTEDIQKFGGSEALEEPYLTMPLLRLVQKRAGWLVILFLGELLTASAMQFFEGELQKAIVLVQFIPLIISSGGNSGSQATSLIIRAMALGEFKLSDWWQVLRRELVGGLLLGLILGVVGFSRIAIWQSITPIYGPHWLMVGLTVGFALVGIVLWGSLAGSMLPLILKKLGLDPATSSAPFVATLVDVTGLIIYFSVALLVLRGTLL; encoded by the coding sequence ATGATGCCATTGTCGCCATCCGTGGAAACCATCACAGCCCTGATTCAGGAGGGTGAATTTTTTAAGCTCAAGCAGATTCTTCGGGGGTTCCAGCCGGCCGAGTTGGTCACGCTCATCGAGAACGAGGACGAGCGGGAGCAGCTCATCATTTTCCGCCTGCTGCCCTTGAGCCTGGCCACGGAGGTGTTCGAGTACCTCGACCTGGACGTGCAGCGGCACTTCCTCGACAACCTGGCCCAGGACAAGATGGCCGACATTCTCAACGAGATGTCGCCCGACGACCGCACCACCTTGCTCGAGTTCCTGCCGGCCAATTTTGTGGCCGAACTCATCCAGAGCCTGTCGGAGCCCGAGCGCAAGGTGACGCTGGAGCTGCTCGGCTACCCCGAGTACTCGGTGGGCCGGCTGATGACGCCCGACTACATCGCCATCCGCGAGAACTGGACGGTGCAGCAGGTGCTCGACTACGTGCGCCAGCACGGCGGGCAGTCCGAAACGCTGAACATGCTGTACGTGACCGATGCCCACGGCGTGCTCACGGACGACATCCGCATCCGCGAAATTCTGCTGGCTTCGCCCACCGTGCGGGTCCGCGACGTTATGGACCGCCGCTTCGTGCAGCTGCTGGCCGGCCAGGACCAGGAGGATGCCATCGACGTTTTCCGGCGCAACGACCGGGTGGCCCTGCCCGTGGTGAGCGACCAGGGCATTCTGCTCGGCATTGTCACGCTCGACGACATCCTCAGCATCCGGGAGCAGGAAGACACCGAGGACATCCAGAAGTTCGGCGGCTCGGAGGCCCTGGAGGAGCCCTACCTCACCATGCCCCTGCTGCGGCTGGTGCAGAAGCGCGCCGGCTGGCTGGTCATCCTGTTTTTGGGCGAACTACTGACGGCCTCGGCCATGCAGTTTTTCGAAGGCGAGCTGCAAAAGGCCATTGTGCTGGTGCAGTTCATCCCCCTGATTATCAGCTCGGGCGGCAACTCGGGCTCGCAGGCCACGTCGCTCATCATCCGGGCCATGGCCCTGGGCGAGTTCAAGCTCAGCGACTGGTGGCAGGTGCTGCGCCGCGAGTTGGTGGGGGGCCTGCTGCTGGGCCTGATCCTGGGCGTCGTTGGCTTCAGCCGCATTGCCATCTGGCAAAGCATCACCCCCATCTACGGGCCCCATTGGCTGATGGTGGGCCTCACGGTGGGCTTCGCGCTGGTGGGCATTGTGCTGTGGGGCTCGCTGGCGGGCTCCATGCTGCCACTCATCCTCAAAAAATTGGGCCTCGACCCGGCCACGTCCTCCGCCCCCTTCGTGGCCACCCTGGTCGATGTGACGGGCCTCATCATCTATTTCTCGGTGGCGCTGCTGGTGCTGCGCGGCACGCTGCTTTAG
- the arfB gene encoding alternative ribosome rescue aminoacyl-tRNA hydrolase ArfB, with product MLPPTAAFLPEIVFQTSRASGPGGQNVNKVESRVELRWHLLDSQVLTDEQKQLILEKLGPQLTADGLLLLTAQDDRSQLRNKEIVLARFHALLLKSLHRPKPRRATKPSRGAVRKRLEGKKIQSDKKANRRKLD from the coding sequence ATGCTGCCGCCCACCGCTGCGTTTCTGCCCGAAATCGTTTTCCAGACCAGCCGTGCCAGCGGTCCGGGGGGCCAAAACGTGAACAAGGTGGAAAGCCGCGTGGAGTTGCGCTGGCACCTGCTGGACTCGCAGGTGCTGACCGACGAGCAGAAGCAGCTCATCCTCGAAAAGCTGGGGCCCCAGCTCACGGCCGATGGCCTGCTGCTGCTCACCGCCCAAGACGACCGCAGCCAGCTCCGCAACAAGGAAATTGTGCTGGCCCGCTTCCACGCCCTGCTGCTCAAAAGCCTGCACCGCCCCAAGCCCCGCCGCGCCACCAAGCCCAGCCGCGGCGCCGTACGCAAACGCCTGGAAGGCAAAAAGATCCAGAGCGACAAAAAAGCCAACCGCCGTAAGTTGGATTGA
- a CDS encoding 3-oxoacyl-ACP synthase III family protein — protein MYLHHVAAYLPTAVVTNEHFTRLNGLASDWIIERTGIRERRKAGPGENANTMAVAATQALLAEIPAFDAASIDLIVAGTYTPHDTIYTAAHAVQRALNINDIPTVSISSACSSLLNAVEIVEGYFAMGKARRALVVVSEHNTAYNNEEDTMAGHLWGDGAAALLITKEPLGPQPLRIAEVITGGAAPVGKADEAVTLKPVEKGIVMPYGRDVFQQACTYMTRVTQTLLDRHHLVANDLTYLIPHQANLRISVNVTKQLGLDPERAVNNIQRLGNTGCAGAAIGLAEVWDTLRPGNNVIITVFGGGYSYGAMLLTK, from the coding sequence GTGTATTTACACCACGTGGCCGCTTACCTGCCGACGGCCGTCGTTACCAACGAGCACTTCACCCGCCTCAACGGGCTGGCTTCTGACTGGATTATCGAGCGCACCGGCATCCGGGAGCGCCGCAAGGCGGGTCCCGGCGAAAACGCCAACACCATGGCCGTGGCCGCCACCCAGGCGTTGCTGGCCGAAATCCCGGCGTTCGACGCGGCCAGCATTGACCTCATCGTGGCCGGAACTTACACCCCGCACGACACCATCTACACCGCCGCCCACGCCGTACAGCGCGCGCTGAACATCAACGACATCCCGACGGTGAGCATTTCTTCGGCCTGCTCGTCGCTGCTGAACGCCGTGGAGATTGTGGAAGGCTACTTTGCCATGGGCAAGGCCCGCCGCGCCCTGGTGGTGGTGAGCGAGCACAACACGGCCTACAACAACGAGGAAGACACGATGGCCGGCCACTTGTGGGGCGACGGCGCAGCGGCCCTGCTCATCACCAAGGAGCCGCTGGGGCCCCAGCCGCTGCGCATTGCCGAGGTCATCACCGGCGGGGCGGCTCCCGTGGGCAAGGCCGACGAGGCCGTGACGCTGAAGCCGGTGGAAAAAGGCATCGTGATGCCGTACGGGCGCGACGTGTTCCAGCAGGCCTGCACCTACATGACGCGCGTGACGCAGACGCTGCTTGACCGCCACCACCTCGTGGCCAATGACTTGACCTACCTCATCCCGCACCAGGCCAACCTGCGCATTTCGGTGAACGTGACCAAGCAGCTGGGCCTCGACCCTGAGCGGGCCGTGAACAACATCCAGCGCCTGGGCAACACCGGCTGCGCCGGCGCCGCCATTGGCCTGGCCGAAGTCTGGGATACGCTGCGCCCCGGCAACAACGTCATCATCACCGTGTTCGGCGGCGGCTACTCCTACGGGGCCATGCTGCTGACGAAGTAA
- a CDS encoding DUF3667 domain-containing protein produces the protein MAHHATQQADCANCHFAFVPGEPREFCPRCGQQNHAVEISFGHVAEEFLEGIFHFDGKVFRTAGLLLFRPGELTRRFLAGQRVPYVPPIRLYVFISFVFFLLLGTVLGHEEPAERTETKQLVKIDALDGMKLGLGADSSKLTPKQKVRRRQSLDSLNRTVAAAINPIPPGVARGPKKGPRGPGVESLGNSGGSLKTIADHLPTNPTDAQVDSVLRKNGDKPDYFHRLVVRRAARWVHSTREEVVHQVLRGGSILLFLLMPLAALLLKGAYFRQHRYYISHLVFTIHVQCFLFIFIALLIGLDKLHAPDWLSNLLNLAPIVYFVVAMHTFYQQSWGKTVAKSLLLGTAYSCVLLLVVLLVGVAGAALF, from the coding sequence ATGGCCCACCACGCTACCCAACAGGCCGACTGCGCCAACTGCCACTTCGCCTTCGTGCCCGGCGAGCCCCGCGAGTTTTGCCCCCGATGCGGGCAGCAGAACCACGCCGTCGAAATCAGCTTCGGCCACGTGGCGGAGGAGTTTCTGGAGGGGATTTTCCACTTCGACGGCAAGGTGTTTCGCACGGCGGGGCTGCTGCTGTTTCGGCCTGGCGAACTCACGCGGCGCTTTTTGGCCGGGCAGCGCGTGCCCTACGTGCCGCCCATCCGCCTGTACGTGTTCATCAGCTTTGTCTTTTTCCTGCTGCTGGGCACCGTGCTGGGCCACGAAGAACCAGCGGAGCGTACCGAGACGAAGCAGCTGGTTAAAATTGACGCCCTGGACGGCATGAAACTAGGGCTAGGCGCTGATTCCAGCAAGCTGACGCCAAAACAAAAAGTGCGGCGGCGGCAAAGCTTGGACTCCCTGAACCGCACCGTTGCCGCCGCTATAAACCCGATTCCCCCGGGCGTGGCCCGGGGCCCCAAAAAGGGGCCGCGCGGCCCCGGCGTGGAAAGCTTGGGCAACTCGGGGGGCTCATTAAAAACCATTGCCGACCACTTGCCCACCAACCCCACCGACGCACAAGTCGATTCGGTGCTGCGCAAAAACGGCGACAAGCCCGACTACTTCCACCGGCTGGTAGTGCGGCGCGCGGCGCGCTGGGTGCATTCAACCCGCGAGGAAGTGGTGCACCAGGTGTTGCGGGGTGGCTCCATCCTACTGTTTTTGCTGATGCCGCTGGCTGCGCTGCTGCTCAAGGGGGCCTATTTTCGGCAGCACCGCTACTACATCAGCCACTTGGTGTTCACCATCCACGTGCAGTGTTTCCTGTTTATTTTCATTGCCTTGCTCATCGGACTCGACAAGCTGCACGCCCCGGACTGGCTGAGTAACCTGCTCAATCTGGCGCCCATCGTCTACTTCGTGGTGGCGATGCACACCTTCTACCAGCAAAGCTGGGGCAAGACGGTGGCCAAGTCGCTGCTGCTGGGCACGGCCTATAGCTGCGTGCTGCTGCTGGTGGTGCTGCTGGTGGGAGTGGCCGGCGCCGCCCTGTTTTAG
- a CDS encoding carbohydrate porin: MNFYFLRALAVASLLALAGTAFGQGAVTPPSSATPRKPPVGASAQEPVHVDNGQPNDYYGWSLHFQQTIIRQWHANFTAPYTDSLSLLPRENAKMSLTTTLYLGRQLWKNATVIFNPEVSGGSGLSSASGLGGALNGETFRVGSPEPVLYLARLYLQQRFALGPEVVDDDDDLNQVGGPRPVRYLSVTAGKLCLADYFDQNSYSHDPRTQFMNWTLMSAGAWDYPANTRGYTVGGVIEYIVPGFAIRAASALLPTYANGPTLDYNYAKAHGENVEVSKTYHLRGHQGTVRVLGFRNVAAMGNYQQALTDPRVNGRPSIIGVRGPSHSKTGFALNVEQELGHELGAFGRLSYNDGKNETWAFTEVDQSLSLGLVSTGARWHRATDRLGLAAVVNGLSPGHRNYLAAGGYGFMLGDGALNYAPEFVTEVYYSIDFPKYHAALTPDYQLAVNPGYNHDRKGPIHVVALRVHVEF, from the coding sequence ATGAATTTTTACTTTTTGCGGGCGCTGGCGGTAGCTAGCTTGCTGGCCCTGGCGGGTACGGCCTTTGGGCAGGGCGCCGTGACGCCGCCCTCGTCGGCCACCCCGCGCAAACCGCCGGTGGGGGCCTCGGCTCAAGAGCCGGTGCACGTGGACAACGGCCAGCCCAACGACTACTACGGCTGGAGCCTGCACTTCCAGCAGACGATTATCCGGCAGTGGCACGCCAATTTTACGGCCCCCTACACCGATAGCTTGAGCCTGCTGCCGCGCGAAAACGCCAAGATGTCGCTCACCACTACCCTCTACCTGGGGCGGCAGCTCTGGAAAAATGCCACCGTTATTTTTAACCCCGAAGTGTCGGGCGGCAGCGGCCTGAGCAGCGCCTCGGGCCTGGGCGGCGCCCTCAACGGCGAAACCTTCCGGGTGGGTTCGCCCGAGCCGGTGCTCTACCTGGCGCGCCTCTACTTGCAGCAGCGTTTCGCGCTGGGCCCGGAAGTTGTCGACGACGACGACGACCTCAACCAGGTGGGGGGGCCGCGCCCGGTGCGCTACCTCAGCGTCACGGCCGGCAAACTCTGCCTGGCCGACTACTTCGACCAGAACAGCTACTCGCACGACCCGCGCACCCAGTTCATGAACTGGACGCTGATGAGCGCCGGGGCCTGGGACTACCCCGCCAACACCCGTGGCTACACCGTGGGCGGCGTTATCGAGTACATCGTGCCCGGCTTTGCCATTCGGGCTGCCTCGGCGCTACTGCCTACCTACGCCAACGGCCCCACCCTCGACTACAACTACGCCAAGGCCCACGGCGAAAACGTGGAAGTATCGAAGACCTACCACCTGCGCGGCCACCAGGGCACGGTGCGCGTGCTGGGCTTCCGCAACGTGGCGGCGATGGGCAATTACCAGCAGGCCCTGACGGACCCTCGCGTCAACGGCCGCCCCAGCATCATCGGCGTGCGGGGCCCCAGCCACAGCAAAACGGGCTTCGCCCTGAACGTGGAGCAGGAGCTGGGCCACGAGCTGGGCGCCTTCGGCCGCTTGAGCTACAACGACGGTAAAAACGAAACCTGGGCCTTTACGGAGGTAGACCAGAGCCTGAGCCTGGGCCTCGTGAGTACGGGTGCCCGCTGGCACCGCGCCACCGACCGCCTGGGCCTGGCCGCCGTGGTCAACGGCCTCTCGCCCGGCCACCGCAACTACCTGGCCGCCGGTGGCTACGGCTTCATGCTCGGCGACGGGGCCCTGAACTACGCGCCGGAGTTCGTGACGGAGGTGTACTACAGCATCGACTTTCCGAAGTACCACGCCGCCCTCACGCCCGACTACCAGTTGGCCGTTAACCCTGGCTACAACCACGACCGCAAGGGCCCCATCCACGTGGTGGCGCTGCGCGTGCACGTCGAGTTTTAG
- the mgtE gene encoding magnesium transporter, with product MAFYTFATPADNVHELLAQHDFRALKGTLQNWPAPELARFIAELPEAQFLVLFRLLPLAQAAAVFGYLAPAAQNQLLGHLTPEQVTDVLNDMAPDDRTGLFQRLPAAFVKTQVERLSPDERRVTLELMGFPHDSVGRLMTPDYIAIGEDWTVEQVLDYIRRHGASAETVTMLYVVDAQGVLLDDVHIREFLVAPLTARVAAVRNNIFVCLGALQSQESALADFRRHQRVALPVTNTAGVLLGIVTLDDILALGERENTREMQKLGGSEALDEPYLEIPLLKMVKKRAGWLVVLFLGEMFTATAMGFFEGEIEKAVVLALFVPLVISSGGNAGSQATSLIIRAMSLGEVTVGRWWQVMRRELLAGLALGAILGIVGTIRIALWQGLHLRDYGPHWVPLALAVGFALVGIVLWGSLAGSMLPLLLKKVGFDPATSSAPFVATLVDVTGLVIYFSVAYLFLHGTML from the coding sequence ATGGCATTTTATACGTTTGCCACGCCCGCCGATAACGTCCACGAGCTGCTGGCCCAGCACGATTTCCGGGCCCTGAAGGGGACGCTGCAAAACTGGCCCGCGCCCGAGCTGGCCCGTTTCATTGCCGAGCTGCCGGAAGCGCAGTTCCTGGTACTGTTCCGGCTGCTGCCGCTGGCCCAGGCGGCGGCTGTGTTCGGCTACCTGGCCCCGGCCGCCCAAAACCAGCTGCTGGGCCACCTCACGCCCGAGCAAGTCACGGACGTGCTCAACGACATGGCCCCCGACGACCGCACGGGCCTGTTCCAGCGCCTGCCGGCGGCCTTCGTCAAAACCCAGGTCGAGCGCCTCTCGCCCGACGAGCGCCGCGTGACGCTGGAGCTCATGGGCTTCCCGCACGACAGCGTGGGCCGGCTGATGACGCCCGACTACATCGCCATCGGCGAAGACTGGACCGTAGAGCAGGTGCTCGACTACATCCGCCGGCACGGGGCCAGCGCCGAAACCGTGACCATGCTCTACGTGGTGGACGCGCAGGGCGTGCTGCTGGACGATGTGCACATCCGGGAGTTTCTGGTGGCCCCGCTCACGGCCCGGGTGGCCGCGGTGCGCAACAACATATTCGTGTGCCTCGGGGCCCTGCAAAGCCAGGAATCGGCCCTGGCCGACTTCCGCCGCCACCAGCGCGTGGCCCTGCCCGTGACCAACACGGCGGGTGTGCTGCTGGGCATCGTCACGCTCGACGACATCCTGGCCTTGGGCGAGCGCGAAAACACCCGCGAAATGCAGAAGCTCGGCGGCTCCGAAGCCCTGGACGAGCCATACCTGGAAATTCCGCTGCTGAAAATGGTGAAAAAGCGCGCCGGCTGGCTGGTGGTGCTGTTTCTGGGCGAGATGTTCACGGCCACGGCCATGGGCTTTTTCGAGGGCGAAATCGAGAAGGCCGTGGTGCTGGCCCTGTTCGTGCCGCTGGTCATCAGCAGCGGCGGCAACGCCGGCTCGCAGGCCACCTCGCTCATCATCCGGGCCATGAGCCTGGGCGAAGTGACCGTGGGCCGCTGGTGGCAGGTGATGCGCCGCGAACTGCTGGCGGGCCTGGCCCTGGGCGCGATTCTGGGCATTGTGGGCACCATCCGCATTGCGCTGTGGCAGGGCCTGCACCTGCGCGACTACGGGCCCCACTGGGTGCCGCTGGCCCTGGCGGTGGGCTTTGCGCTGGTGGGCATCGTGCTGTGGGGCTCGCTGGCCGGTTCCATGCTGCCGCTGCTGCTTAAAAAGGTCGGCTTCGATCCGGCCACGTCTTCCGCGCCCTTCGTGGCCACGCTGGTAGACGTGACGGGCCTGGTGATTTATTTCAGCGTAGCCTACCTGTTTCTGCACGGCACCATGCTCTGA